The proteins below come from a single Vidua macroura isolate BioBank_ID:100142 chromosome 17, ASM2450914v1, whole genome shotgun sequence genomic window:
- the CBFA2T2 gene encoding protein CBFA2T2 isoform X2: MVGIPGSCQLAGEKRVPVMPGSPVEVKIQSRSSPPNMPPLPPVNAGGPRPVSFTPTALPNGINHSPPTLNGAPSPPQRFSNGPSSSSSSSLTNQQLPATCGARQLSKLKRFLTTLQQFGNDISPEIGEKVRTLVLALVNSTVTIEEFHCKLQEATNFPLRPFVIPFLKANLPLLQRELLHCARAAKQTPSQYLAQHEHILLNTNTTSPADSSELLIEVNGNGKRHSPDRREDSSFEREPLPTEPPAKRVCTISPAPRHSPALTIPLMNPSGQFHPTPPPLQHYTLEDIATSHLYRDPSKMLEHREIRDRHGGLGLNGGYQDELVDHRLTEREWADEWKHLDHALNCIMEMVEKTRRSMAVLRRCQEADREELNYWKRRCSETAEPRKAGAELLSRQHSPASADSAGSDSLREFSSRSGTGYVTEEIWKKAEEAVNEVKRQAMSEVQKAVAEAEQKAFEMIASERARMEQTIADAKRQATEDAFLVINEQEESTESCWNCGRKASETCSGCNIARYCGSFCQHKDWERHHRICGQGLHGQSKPLALPTGRVAAAAKSLDGIPSPALEKTSATTSRSSTPASVTAIDTNGL; the protein is encoded by the exons TTGCTGGTGAGAAGAGGGTGCCAGTGATGCCCGGATCGCCCGTGGAAGTGAAGATACAGTCCAGGTCCTCTCCTCCCAACATGCCGCCGCTGCCCCCCGTCAACGCCGGCGGCCCCCGGCCCGTGTCCTTCACTCCGACTGCAC TGCCCAACGGAATAAACCATTCCCCCCCGACCCTGAACGgggccccctccccaccccagagGTTCAGCAACGgcccttcctcatcctcctcctcctcactgaccaaccagcagctcccagccacgTGTGGAGCCCGGCAGCTCAGCAAGCTGAAGCGCTTCCTCACCACCCTGCAGCAGTTTGGGAATGACATCTCACCAGAGATCGGGGAGAAGGTCCGCACCCTCGTTCTGGCTCTCGTG aaCTCAACGGTGACAATCGAGGAATTTCACTGCAAGCTGCAAGAGGCGACCAACTTCCCCCTCCGGCCATTTGTGATCCCCTTCCTGAAG GCCAACCTCCCTCTGCTGCAGCGGGAGCTGCTGCACTGTGCCCGTGCTGCCAAGCAAACGCCCTCCCAGTACCTGGCACAGCACGAGCACATCCTGCTCAACACCAACACCACGTCTCCCGCTGACTCCTCCGAGCTGCTCATCGAGGTCAACGGCAATGGCAAGAGGCACAGTCCAGACAG GAGGGAAGACAGCAGCTTTGAGAGGGAGCCGCTGCCAACAGAGCCTCCAGCCAAGAGGGTTTGCACCATCAGCCCCGCGCCccggcacagccctgccctcacCATCCCCCTGATGAACCCCAGCGGGCAGTTCCACCCCACCCCGCCACCCCTCCAGCACTACACCTTGGAAGATATTGCCACCTCCCACCTCTACAGGGACCCCAGCAAGATGTTGGAGCACAGAGAGATCCGGGACAGGCACGGCGGGCTCG GGTTGAATGGAGGCTACCAGGACGAGCTGGTGGATCACCGCCTGACAGAGAGGGAGTGGGCGGATGAGTGGAAGCATCTCGATCAC GCCCTGAACTGCATCATGGAGATGGTGGAGAAGACGCGGCGCTCCATGGCGGTGCTGCGGCGCTGCCAGGAGGCCGACAGGGAGGAGCTCAACTACTGGAAGCGGCGCTGCTCCGAGACGGCCGAGCCGCGCAAGGCGGGCGCCGAGCTGCTCAGCCGCCAGCACAGCCCCGCCAGCGCCGACTCCGCGGGCAGCG ATTCCCTGCGGGAGTTCAGCAGCAGGTCAGGAACGGGCTACGTCACGGAGGAGATTTGGAAAAAAGCCG aagaagctgtgaaCGAGGTGAAGCGGCAGGCCATGTCGGAGGTGCAGAAGGCGGTGGCCGAGGCGGAGCAGAAGGCGTTTGAGATGATCGCGTCGGAGCGGGCGCGCATGGAGCAGACCATCGCCGACGCCAAGCGCCAGGCCACCGAGGATGCCTTCCTCGTCATCAACGAGCAGGAGGAGTCCACCGAG agctgctggaactGCGGCCGCAAAGCCAGCGAGACGTGCAGCGGCTGCAACATCGCCCGGTACTGCGGCTCCTTCTGCCAGCACAAGGACTGGGAGAGGCACCACCGCATCTGTGGGCAAGGCCTGCACGGCCAGAGCaagcccctggccctgcccacgGGCCGGGTGGCAGCGGCAGCCAAGAGCCTCGATGgcatccccagcccagccctggagaaAACCTCGGCCACCACCTCGCGCTCCTCCACGCCAGCATCCGTGACGGCCATAGACACGAACGGACTCTAG
- the CBFA2T2 gene encoding protein CBFA2T2 isoform X1, with the protein MVGIPGSCQLAGEKRVPVMPGSPVEVKIQSRSSPPNMPPLPPVNAGGPRPVSFTPTALPNGINHSPPTLNGAPSPPQRFSNGPSSSSSSSLTNQQLPATCGARQLSKLKRFLTTLQQFGNDISPEIGEKVRTLVLALVNSTVTIEEFHCKLQEATNFPLRPFVIPFLKANLPLLQRELLHCARAAKQTPSQYLAQHEHILLNTNTTSPADSSELLIEVNGNGKRHSPDRREDSSFEREPLPTEPPAKRVCTISPAPRHSPALTIPLMNPSGQFHPTPPPLQHYTLEDIATSHLYRDPSKMLEHREIRDRHGGLGLNGGYQDELVDHRLTEREWADEWKHLDHALNCIMEMVEKTRRSMAVLRRCQEADREELNYWKRRCSETAEPRKAGAELLSRQHSPASADSAGSADSLREFSSRSGTGYVTEEIWKKAEEAVNEVKRQAMSEVQKAVAEAEQKAFEMIASERARMEQTIADAKRQATEDAFLVINEQEESTESCWNCGRKASETCSGCNIARYCGSFCQHKDWERHHRICGQGLHGQSKPLALPTGRVAAAAKSLDGIPSPALEKTSATTSRSSTPASVTAIDTNGL; encoded by the exons TTGCTGGTGAGAAGAGGGTGCCAGTGATGCCCGGATCGCCCGTGGAAGTGAAGATACAGTCCAGGTCCTCTCCTCCCAACATGCCGCCGCTGCCCCCCGTCAACGCCGGCGGCCCCCGGCCCGTGTCCTTCACTCCGACTGCAC TGCCCAACGGAATAAACCATTCCCCCCCGACCCTGAACGgggccccctccccaccccagagGTTCAGCAACGgcccttcctcatcctcctcctcctcactgaccaaccagcagctcccagccacgTGTGGAGCCCGGCAGCTCAGCAAGCTGAAGCGCTTCCTCACCACCCTGCAGCAGTTTGGGAATGACATCTCACCAGAGATCGGGGAGAAGGTCCGCACCCTCGTTCTGGCTCTCGTG aaCTCAACGGTGACAATCGAGGAATTTCACTGCAAGCTGCAAGAGGCGACCAACTTCCCCCTCCGGCCATTTGTGATCCCCTTCCTGAAG GCCAACCTCCCTCTGCTGCAGCGGGAGCTGCTGCACTGTGCCCGTGCTGCCAAGCAAACGCCCTCCCAGTACCTGGCACAGCACGAGCACATCCTGCTCAACACCAACACCACGTCTCCCGCTGACTCCTCCGAGCTGCTCATCGAGGTCAACGGCAATGGCAAGAGGCACAGTCCAGACAG GAGGGAAGACAGCAGCTTTGAGAGGGAGCCGCTGCCAACAGAGCCTCCAGCCAAGAGGGTTTGCACCATCAGCCCCGCGCCccggcacagccctgccctcacCATCCCCCTGATGAACCCCAGCGGGCAGTTCCACCCCACCCCGCCACCCCTCCAGCACTACACCTTGGAAGATATTGCCACCTCCCACCTCTACAGGGACCCCAGCAAGATGTTGGAGCACAGAGAGATCCGGGACAGGCACGGCGGGCTCG GGTTGAATGGAGGCTACCAGGACGAGCTGGTGGATCACCGCCTGACAGAGAGGGAGTGGGCGGATGAGTGGAAGCATCTCGATCAC GCCCTGAACTGCATCATGGAGATGGTGGAGAAGACGCGGCGCTCCATGGCGGTGCTGCGGCGCTGCCAGGAGGCCGACAGGGAGGAGCTCAACTACTGGAAGCGGCGCTGCTCCGAGACGGCCGAGCCGCGCAAGGCGGGCGCCGAGCTGCTCAGCCGCCAGCACAGCCCCGCCAGCGCCGACTCCGCGGGCAGCG CAGATTCCCTGCGGGAGTTCAGCAGCAGGTCAGGAACGGGCTACGTCACGGAGGAGATTTGGAAAAAAGCCG aagaagctgtgaaCGAGGTGAAGCGGCAGGCCATGTCGGAGGTGCAGAAGGCGGTGGCCGAGGCGGAGCAGAAGGCGTTTGAGATGATCGCGTCGGAGCGGGCGCGCATGGAGCAGACCATCGCCGACGCCAAGCGCCAGGCCACCGAGGATGCCTTCCTCGTCATCAACGAGCAGGAGGAGTCCACCGAG agctgctggaactGCGGCCGCAAAGCCAGCGAGACGTGCAGCGGCTGCAACATCGCCCGGTACTGCGGCTCCTTCTGCCAGCACAAGGACTGGGAGAGGCACCACCGCATCTGTGGGCAAGGCCTGCACGGCCAGAGCaagcccctggccctgcccacgGGCCGGGTGGCAGCGGCAGCCAAGAGCCTCGATGgcatccccagcccagccctggagaaAACCTCGGCCACCACCTCGCGCTCCTCCACGCCAGCATCCGTGACGGCCATAGACACGAACGGACTCTAG
- the CBFA2T2 gene encoding protein CBFA2T2 isoform X3, with amino-acid sequence MPGSPVEVKIQSRSSPPNMPPLPPVNAGGPRPVSFTPTALPNGINHSPPTLNGAPSPPQRFSNGPSSSSSSSLTNQQLPATCGARQLSKLKRFLTTLQQFGNDISPEIGEKVRTLVLALVNSTVTIEEFHCKLQEATNFPLRPFVIPFLKANLPLLQRELLHCARAAKQTPSQYLAQHEHILLNTNTTSPADSSELLIEVNGNGKRHSPDRREDSSFEREPLPTEPPAKRVCTISPAPRHSPALTIPLMNPSGQFHPTPPPLQHYTLEDIATSHLYRDPSKMLEHREIRDRHGGLGLNGGYQDELVDHRLTEREWADEWKHLDHALNCIMEMVEKTRRSMAVLRRCQEADREELNYWKRRCSETAEPRKAGAELLSRQHSPASADSAGSADSLREFSSRSGTGYVTEEIWKKAEEAVNEVKRQAMSEVQKAVAEAEQKAFEMIASERARMEQTIADAKRQATEDAFLVINEQEESTESCWNCGRKASETCSGCNIARYCGSFCQHKDWERHHRICGQGLHGQSKPLALPTGRVAAAAKSLDGIPSPALEKTSATTSRSSTPASVTAIDTNGL; translated from the exons ATGCCCGGATCGCCCGTGGAAGTGAAGATACAGTCCAGGTCCTCTCCTCCCAACATGCCGCCGCTGCCCCCCGTCAACGCCGGCGGCCCCCGGCCCGTGTCCTTCACTCCGACTGCAC TGCCCAACGGAATAAACCATTCCCCCCCGACCCTGAACGgggccccctccccaccccagagGTTCAGCAACGgcccttcctcatcctcctcctcctcactgaccaaccagcagctcccagccacgTGTGGAGCCCGGCAGCTCAGCAAGCTGAAGCGCTTCCTCACCACCCTGCAGCAGTTTGGGAATGACATCTCACCAGAGATCGGGGAGAAGGTCCGCACCCTCGTTCTGGCTCTCGTG aaCTCAACGGTGACAATCGAGGAATTTCACTGCAAGCTGCAAGAGGCGACCAACTTCCCCCTCCGGCCATTTGTGATCCCCTTCCTGAAG GCCAACCTCCCTCTGCTGCAGCGGGAGCTGCTGCACTGTGCCCGTGCTGCCAAGCAAACGCCCTCCCAGTACCTGGCACAGCACGAGCACATCCTGCTCAACACCAACACCACGTCTCCCGCTGACTCCTCCGAGCTGCTCATCGAGGTCAACGGCAATGGCAAGAGGCACAGTCCAGACAG GAGGGAAGACAGCAGCTTTGAGAGGGAGCCGCTGCCAACAGAGCCTCCAGCCAAGAGGGTTTGCACCATCAGCCCCGCGCCccggcacagccctgccctcacCATCCCCCTGATGAACCCCAGCGGGCAGTTCCACCCCACCCCGCCACCCCTCCAGCACTACACCTTGGAAGATATTGCCACCTCCCACCTCTACAGGGACCCCAGCAAGATGTTGGAGCACAGAGAGATCCGGGACAGGCACGGCGGGCTCG GGTTGAATGGAGGCTACCAGGACGAGCTGGTGGATCACCGCCTGACAGAGAGGGAGTGGGCGGATGAGTGGAAGCATCTCGATCAC GCCCTGAACTGCATCATGGAGATGGTGGAGAAGACGCGGCGCTCCATGGCGGTGCTGCGGCGCTGCCAGGAGGCCGACAGGGAGGAGCTCAACTACTGGAAGCGGCGCTGCTCCGAGACGGCCGAGCCGCGCAAGGCGGGCGCCGAGCTGCTCAGCCGCCAGCACAGCCCCGCCAGCGCCGACTCCGCGGGCAGCG CAGATTCCCTGCGGGAGTTCAGCAGCAGGTCAGGAACGGGCTACGTCACGGAGGAGATTTGGAAAAAAGCCG aagaagctgtgaaCGAGGTGAAGCGGCAGGCCATGTCGGAGGTGCAGAAGGCGGTGGCCGAGGCGGAGCAGAAGGCGTTTGAGATGATCGCGTCGGAGCGGGCGCGCATGGAGCAGACCATCGCCGACGCCAAGCGCCAGGCCACCGAGGATGCCTTCCTCGTCATCAACGAGCAGGAGGAGTCCACCGAG agctgctggaactGCGGCCGCAAAGCCAGCGAGACGTGCAGCGGCTGCAACATCGCCCGGTACTGCGGCTCCTTCTGCCAGCACAAGGACTGGGAGAGGCACCACCGCATCTGTGGGCAAGGCCTGCACGGCCAGAGCaagcccctggccctgcccacgGGCCGGGTGGCAGCGGCAGCCAAGAGCCTCGATGgcatccccagcccagccctggagaaAACCTCGGCCACCACCTCGCGCTCCTCCACGCCAGCATCCGTGACGGCCATAGACACGAACGGACTCTAG